Proteins found in one Sphaeramia orbicularis chromosome 8, fSphaOr1.1, whole genome shotgun sequence genomic segment:
- the LOC115424668 gene encoding complement C1q-like protein 2, whose translation MTKITLLVLMCLFVLCKAQEVENVSKNAHCPGSDGCSDASLVSMAQNLGALGEKVTNLVEKVTLLETKLENTEKEVLELRSLNADTPKVAFSAALRESGSGNIGPFTTNTPLQYKKVFSNLDNGYNPSTGIFTAKVKGMYFFRFSMFNNLNAVPNSVVSLMKNGVRLTSVWDTSGSDANDMGSNAVVIALEPGDSVYVELLHNRVVYDDAMNYNTFSGFLLFTM comes from the exons ATGACGAAGATTACACTCCTGGTTCTTATGTGCCTCTTCGTTCTATGTAAAGCTCAAGAGGTAGAAAACGTTAGCAAAAATGCACATTGCCCAGGATCAGATGGCTGCTCAGATGCTTCCCTTGTTTCCATGGCTCAAAACCTTGGAGCACTGGGGGAGAAAGTTACAAACCTGGTAGAAAAAGTTACACTTCTGGAGACTAAactggaaaacactgaaaaagaagTCCTGGAGCTGAGGAGCCTCAATGCAG ACACACCTAAGGTGGCGTTTTCAGCAGCTCTCAGAGAATCTGGATCTGGAAACATCGGACCTTTCACCACTAACACCCCACTGCAGTATAAGAAGGTCTTCTCCAACTTGGACAATGGCTACAATCCTTCAACAG GTATTTTCACTGCGAAGGTGAAAGGAATGTACTTCTTCCGGTTCTCAATGTTCAACAACCTCAACGCTGTTCCAAACTCTGTTGTGAGTCTTATGAAGAACGGCGTCCGTCTGACATCTGTGTGGGACACCTCAGGGTCTGACGCTAACGACATGGGCAGTAACGCTGTGGTCATCGCCCTGGAGCCGGGGGATAGTGTGTATGTAGAGCTGTTGCACAACAGGGTGGTCTATGATGATGCCATGAACTACAACACCTTCAGTGGATTTCTGCTTTTCACTATGTGA